A single region of the Stigmatopora argus isolate UIUO_Sarg chromosome 6, RoL_Sarg_1.0, whole genome shotgun sequence genome encodes:
- the fndc10 gene encoding fibronectin type III domain-containing protein 10 — MKRQVGPSALALAALLLCAAQHGTCGGSSASASASPSKMAGGKDAGMPRRWLKHHSNGSLGRRPTPGAVSAVSPVKWSPPLCAYQMTEGGIGGPLCFRHTLLGYTCREGDCRSAVSSGSLVANILLNGSVLLQWSQGGTRTPDRTGASGANSSSVYSGRRHRRGGYELSCLWNGTYTQFECPGVNLGSGCEDFLLSELHENIPYRICLRYHEAERKDCVEFTLPPSGMQDIVIAMTTVGGAICVMLVIICLLVAYITENIMSPATQHTYSYRTRSRH; from the coding sequence ATGAAACGCCAAGTGGGGCCGTCGGCGCTCGCCTTGGCGGCGCTCTTGCTCTGCGCGGCGCAACACGGGACTTGCGGCGGCAGCTCAGCATCAGCATCCGCATCCCCATCCAAGATGGCAGGCGGGAAAGATGCGGGGATGCCGCGCCGGTGGCTTAAGCACCATAGCAACGGTAGTCTGGGAAGGAGGCCGACCCCCGGCGCTGTTTCCGCCGTGTCGCCGGTCAAGTGGAGCCCGCCGCTGTGTGCCTATCAAATGACGGAAGGGGGCATCGGGGGGCCGCTCTGCTTTCGACACACGTTGTTGGGGTACACGTGCCGCGAGGGAGACTGCAGGTCAGCCGTGTCTTCTGGGAGCCTCGTGGCAAATATTCTCCTCAACGGCAGCGTGCTGCTACAGTGGAGTCAAGGGGGGACGCGGACCCCGGATCGGACCGGAGCTTCTGGTGCAAACTCCTCCAGTGTTTACAGCGGGCGGCGACACAGACGCGGAGGCTACGAGTTGAGCTGCCTGTGGAACGGCACTTACACTCAGTTCGAGTGCCCCGGGGTCAATCTGGGTTCCGGGTGCGAGGACTTCCTGTTGAGCGAACTGCACGAGAACATCCCTTACCGCATCTGCCTACGCTACCACGAAGCGGAGCGCAaggactgtgtggagtttacccTGCCGCCCTCCGGGATGCAGGACATCGTGATCGCCATGACGACAGTCGGGGGGGCCATATGTGTGATGTTGGTCATCATCTGCTTGCTGGTGGCATATATTACGGAAAATATCATGAGCCCGGCGACGCAGCACACCTACTCTTACCGCACGCGCTCGCGCCACTGA
- the ora4 gene encoding olfactory receptor class A-like protein 4 produces MSAVLTVDAILFGMLVFCGILGNLLVIFVVLQAATESPSRRLPPSDTILVHLSLANLLTSLFRTVPIFVSDLGLNVSLSPGWCRVFMLLWVWWRAVGCWVTLTLSIFHFTTLRRQHVTFGPLALQRERRRVWVILGVVWGLNLAFSTPALVYSTHVHGNATVELMVISCTTRPLLGCIWEFPSSQQGAAFASASLAFNEVLPLLLMVCTNLATLHSLAKHIRAVTAGGERGELEKHVSGERKAAHVIMSMVSLFVVCWVLQVAAVTYYNHDRGHHAEGLLTVAHFSASLFVGFCPLVVALGHGKLRRRIIGMILGWSKGLRRCSSVEGGLQTPQVKEKKEQTTIFVVPKECKHKHGSKS; encoded by the exons ATGTCGGCCGTGCTCACCGTAGATGCTATTCTGTTTGGTATGCTCGTATTTTGTGGCATCTTGGGAAACCTCTTGGTCATCTTTGTG GTTCTCCAGGCCGCAACGGAAAGTCCATCTCGCAGGCTTCCCCCCTCTGATACTATTTTGGTGCATCTGTCGCTAGCCAACCTCCTCACCTCGCTTTTTCGCACTGTTCCCATTTTTGTTTCGGACTTGGGCTTGAACGTCAGTCTTTCCCCGGGCTGGTGTCGAGTCTTCATGCTTCTGTGGGTGTGGTGGCGAGCTGTGGGCTGCTGGGTGACGCTAACACTCAGCATCTTCCACTTCACCACACTCCGACGTCAGCATGTGACCTTCGGCCCCCTGGCCTTGCAACGGGAGCGGCGACGCGTCTGGGTCATCTTGGGCGTAGTGTGGGGGCTCAACCTAGCTTTCTCTACCCCAGCTCTCGTGTATAGCACCCACGTCCACGGCAACGCCACGGTGGAGTTGATGGTGATCAGCTGCACCACCCGGCCCCTGCTCGGCTGCATATGGGAGTTCCCCTCCAGCCAACAGGGAGCGGCGTTTGCCTCCGCTTCATTGGCTTTTAATGAGGTCTTGCCACTCCTGCTGATGGTGTGCACCAACTTGGCCACGTTGCACTCTTTAGCCAAGCACATCAGGGCCGTGACTGCGGGGGGAGAACGCGGGGAGCTGGAAAAACACGTGTCCGGCGAGCGCAAGGCGGCTCACGTCATCATGTCCATGGTGTCGCTTTTTGTGGTATGCTGGGTGCTGCAGGTTGCCGCGGTGACCTATTATAACCACGACAGAGGTCACCACGCTGAAGGACTGCTCACCGTCGCCCATTTCTCCGCTTCGCTCTTTGTAGGATTTTGTCCCCTGGTGGTGGCCCTCGGCCATGGCAAGTTAAGGAGGAGAATTATCGGCATGATACTCGGCTGGTCAAAAGGTCTCAGACGGTGCTCCTCCGTCGAAGGTGGGCTTCAAACTCCGCAGGTTAAAGAAAAGAAGGAACAAACTACCATTTTTGTTGTACCAAAAGAATGCAAACATAAGCATGGAAGCAAGAGTTGA
- the ora3.1 gene encoding olfactory receptor class A-like protein 4 isoform X1, producing the protein MLRGKLTTMADPMEDDMELIGMGLRVSVSPLQIAMYMILVIMGILGNAVVMLVIGKSVYVERGRGHNSDIIIVNMALSNLLVSVMRNTLLVISDIGLELYSSKEWCRFLMGVWVWLRSVNVWSTLFLSAFHLQTLRRVAPNITTIRTQRGAPSVLLLNVAFIWLLNFLYSIPAYIFSTNGNVNTTETLMLVSSTTRPLLGCVWNFPYSFSGLSYATTSMVIHETLPIILMLLTNIGSLYTLYTHGRTSVKGAPVIKRVPAERRAAKVILALIMLFIMSWGTSIISVNYFNYNRGSSAEFLLVIARFANIVFIAMSPMVLAVGHRRLRSFIKSVLTH; encoded by the exons ATGCTCAGAGGAAAATTAACGACAATGGCCGACCCCATGGAGGACGATATGGAGCTGATCGGCATGGGACTTCGCGTCTCGGTGTCCCCGCTCCAGATCGCTATGTACATGATACTGGTCATAATGGGAATCTTGGGGAACGCCGTGGTGATGTTGGTCATCGGTAAGAGCGTGTACGTGGAACGAGGGCGCGGACACAACTCCGACATCATTATCGTCAACATGGCCTTGTCCAATTTGTTGGTGTCGGTGATGAGGAACACGCTGCTGGTCATCTCGGACATTGGATTAGAG CTGTATTCATCCAAGGAGTGGTGTCGCTTTCTcatgggtgtgtgggtgtggctGCGCTCGGTCAACGTGTGGTCAACGCTCTTTCTCAGTGCCTTCCACCTTCAGACCTTGAGGCGCGTGGCTCCTAATATTACCACCATTCGTACACAGAGAGGGGCTCCCAGTGTTCTCCTGCTCAATGTGGCTTTTATCTGGCTGCTCAACTTTTTGTACTCCATTCCCGCGTACATCTTTTCGACCAATGGCAATGTGAACACCACAGAG ACGCTAATGCTCGTGAGCAGTACGACACGACCCTTACTGGGTTGCGTTTGGAACTTTCCTTATTCCTTCAGCGGCTTGTCATACGCCACCACCTCCATGGTGATCCATGAGACTCTCCCCATCATTTTGATGCTCCTAACGAACATTGGCTCTCTTTACACGCTCTACACCCACGGGAGAACTTCAGTCAAAGGTGCCCCCGTCATCAAAAGAGTGCCAGCCGAAAGACGAGCTGCCAAG GTTATTCTTGCTCTTATCATGCTCTTCATCATGTCATGGGGAACCAGCATCATATCCGTCAACTATTTCAACTACAACCGAGGCTCCTCGGCTGAGTTCCTATTGGTCATCGCTCGTTTCGCCAACATCGTCTTCATCGCCATGTCCCCCATGGTTCTGGCAGTGGGTCACCGGCGGCTTCGCTCTTTCATTAAGTCTGTGCTCACCCACTGA
- the ora3.1 gene encoding olfactory receptor class A-like protein 4 isoform X2 produces the protein MYMILVIMGILGNAVVMLVIGKSVYVERGRGHNSDIIIVNMALSNLLVSVMRNTLLVISDIGLELYSSKEWCRFLMGVWVWLRSVNVWSTLFLSAFHLQTLRRVAPNITTIRTQRGAPSVLLLNVAFIWLLNFLYSIPAYIFSTNGNVNTTETLMLVSSTTRPLLGCVWNFPYSFSGLSYATTSMVIHETLPIILMLLTNIGSLYTLYTHGRTSVKGAPVIKRVPAERRAAKVILALIMLFIMSWGTSIISVNYFNYNRGSSAEFLLVIARFANIVFIAMSPMVLAVGHRRLRSFIKSVLTH, from the exons ATGTACATGATACTGGTCATAATGGGAATCTTGGGGAACGCCGTGGTGATGTTGGTCATCGGTAAGAGCGTGTACGTGGAACGAGGGCGCGGACACAACTCCGACATCATTATCGTCAACATGGCCTTGTCCAATTTGTTGGTGTCGGTGATGAGGAACACGCTGCTGGTCATCTCGGACATTGGATTAGAG CTGTATTCATCCAAGGAGTGGTGTCGCTTTCTcatgggtgtgtgggtgtggctGCGCTCGGTCAACGTGTGGTCAACGCTCTTTCTCAGTGCCTTCCACCTTCAGACCTTGAGGCGCGTGGCTCCTAATATTACCACCATTCGTACACAGAGAGGGGCTCCCAGTGTTCTCCTGCTCAATGTGGCTTTTATCTGGCTGCTCAACTTTTTGTACTCCATTCCCGCGTACATCTTTTCGACCAATGGCAATGTGAACACCACAGAG ACGCTAATGCTCGTGAGCAGTACGACACGACCCTTACTGGGTTGCGTTTGGAACTTTCCTTATTCCTTCAGCGGCTTGTCATACGCCACCACCTCCATGGTGATCCATGAGACTCTCCCCATCATTTTGATGCTCCTAACGAACATTGGCTCTCTTTACACGCTCTACACCCACGGGAGAACTTCAGTCAAAGGTGCCCCCGTCATCAAAAGAGTGCCAGCCGAAAGACGAGCTGCCAAG GTTATTCTTGCTCTTATCATGCTCTTCATCATGTCATGGGGAACCAGCATCATATCCGTCAACTATTTCAACTACAACCGAGGCTCCTCGGCTGAGTTCCTATTGGTCATCGCTCGTTTCGCCAACATCGTCTTCATCGCCATGTCCCCCATGGTTCTGGCAGTGGGTCACCGGCGGCTTCGCTCTTTCATTAAGTCTGTGCTCACCCACTGA